One Vigna unguiculata cultivar IT97K-499-35 chromosome 7, ASM411807v1, whole genome shotgun sequence genomic region harbors:
- the LOC114189885 gene encoding 1-aminocyclopropane-1-carboxylate oxidase homolog 7-like, translating into MGITKHVDVDFITVLLQNQIGGLQVLHEDMWIDLPPLPEALVVNIGDFLQFLTLMNMTDLEFVEHQLLSNEKFKSAQHRVLVNRVSPRAFVACFFTTSSHSNARIYGPIKELLSEENPAKYREFSVPEFLAHYRKCANQIPPMLHFRI; encoded by the exons ATGGGAATAACAAAGCATGTTGATGTTGATTTCATCACAGTGCTTCTACAAAACCAAATTGGTGGCCTCCAAGTTCTTCATGAGGACATGTGGATTGATTTGCCCCCTTTACCTGAGGCTCTTGTTGTTAACATCGGTGATTTTTTGCAG TTTTTAACACTGATGAACATGACTGATTTAGAATTTGTTGAACACCAGCTTCTCTCAAATGAGAAATTCAAGAGCGCTCAACATAGAGTACTTGTGAACCGTGTTAGTCCAAGAGCTTTTGTTGCATGTTTTTTCACCACAAGTTCTCATTCGAATGCAAGGATTTATGGTCCCATCAAGGAGTTATTATCAGAAGAAAATCCTGCAAAATACAGAGAATTTTCGGTTCCAGAGTTTTTAGCCCACTACCGTAAATGTGCGAATCAAATTCCTCCTATGTTGCATTTTAGGATTTGA
- the LOC114189886 gene encoding 1-aminocyclopropane-1-carboxylate oxidase homolog 3-like has protein sequence MILAFDETKLGVKGLVDEGITKIPCIFHHPRDNFKRVSESGHKDYTIPIIDLGRIHGDGGERKRVVERVKEASQTWGFFHIVNHGIPVNTLEEMLDGVVRFFEQDSEVKKKFYTRDKKPFIFNSNFNLYSNAPANWKDTFICDLTTHLPTLGHLPSVCRDIIVEYTNQVSKLGTLLFELLSEALGLDPSYLADIGCNGGMYVVSHYYPPCPEP, from the exons ATGATCTT AGCTTTTGATGAGACAAAGCTTGGTGTGAAAGGACTTGTTGATGAAGGCATTACCAAGATCCCTTGCATATTCCATCACCCCCGTGATAATTTCAAAAGGGTCTCAGAATCAGGGCATAAAGATTACACTATTCCTATTATTGACCTTGGAAGGATCCATGGAGATGGTGGTGAACGGAAAAGGGTGGTTGAGAGAGTGAAAGAAGCATCACAGACATGGGGTTTCTTTCATATTGTGAATCATGGCATCCCAGTGAACACTCTGGAGGAGATGTTAGATGGGGTGGTAAGATTTTTTGAGCAAGATAGTGAGGTCAAGAAGAAATTTTATACTCGTGATAAGAAACCTTTTATCTTCAACAGCAATTTCAATCTATATTCCAATGCTCCAGCTAATTGGAAAGACACTTTCATCTGTGACCTTACTACTCATCTCCCTACACTAGGACACTTGCCATCTGTATGCAG GGACATTATTGTGGAATACACAAATCAAGTGTCAAAACTGGGAACTTTACTGTTTGAACTGTTATCAGAAGCTCTTGGTTTGGATCCAAGTTACTTAGCTGATATTGGCTGCAATGGGGGGATGTATGTTGTTAGCCATTACTATCCACCCTGTCCTGAACCATAA
- the LOC114192111 gene encoding uncharacterized protein LOC114192111 codes for MGFSSFLGRVLFASLFILSAWQLFNEFDANGGPISKELIPKLTVVKKNLSSKLGVALPHIEARQFISVIIFLKGVGGILFVFGSTVGSFLLLLHLALTTPLLYDFYNYRPGKPKYNQLLNEFMLNTALFGALLFFIGMKNSIPRSQLRKKTPKAKTV; via the exons ATGGGGTTTTCCTCCTTTCTGGGTCGAGTTCTCTTTGCCTCCCTCTTCATCCTCTCCGCATGGCAGTT GTTTAATGAATTTGATGCCAATGGTGGACCCATTTCGAAGGAGTTGATTCCCAAGCTCACTGTTGTGAAGAAAAACTTGTCCTCCAAATTGGGGGTAGCACTACCACATATTGAA GCCCGGCAATTCATTTCTGTTATCATATTTCTCAAGGGGGTTGGTGggattttgtttgtgtttggcagCACAGTTGGATCTTTTCTACTG CTCTTGCATTTGGCGCTTACCACTCCACTTCTGTACGATTTCTACAACTATAGACCTGGCAAGCCCAAGTATAATCAGCTGCTGAATGAATTCATGCTG AACACGGCACTTTTTGGGGCATTGCTATTCTTTATTGGAATGAAGAACTCAATTCCCAGGAGCCAGCTCAGGAAGAAGACCCCTAAAGCGAAGACAGTTTAG
- the LOC114192110 gene encoding enoyl-CoA delta isomerase 2, peroxisomal-like — MCTLEKRGSLFVLTLTSESDEQHRLNPTLLSSLLAALTQINSQATSASALVTTAQGRFFCNGFDFRWARAAADPQAARIRLRTMSNSLRPVLAALFSLPIPTVAAVSGHAAAAGAIFALAHDHVLMRADRGVLYMPEVDLGITLPDYFAAVMREKIAAARDVVLAGRKVRAEEAVEMGIVRSAHDSAEGTVEAAMSLGEELARRKWVGEAYVEIRQSLFPEVCDVLGLAPKSIVSKI; from the coding sequence ATGTGCacgttagagaagagaggatcACTTTTTGTTCTAACCCTAACCAGCGAAAGCGACGAACAACACCGTCTCAATCCGACACTCCTCTCCTCCCTCCTCGCCGCCCTCACCCAAATCAACTCCCAAGCCACCTCCGCCTCCGCCCTCGTCACCACCGCCCAAGGCAGATTCTTCTGCAATGGTTTCGACTTCCGCTGGGCGCGTGCCGCTGCCGACCCCCAAGCTGCCCGCATCCGCCTCCGCACTATGTCGAACTCCCTTCGCCCCGTCCTCGCCGCGCTCTTCTCCCTTCCCATCCCCACCGTCGCCGCTGTCTCCGGACACGCCGCCGCCGCGGGAGCTATTTTCGCGCTCGCGCACGACCACGTTCTCATGCGCGCCGACCGCGGCGTCCTCTACATGCCGGAGGTGGACCTCGGCATCACGCTTCCTGACTATTTTGCAGCCGTCATGAGGGAGAAGATCGCGGCGGCGCGTGACGTGGTGCTCGCGGGGAGGAAGGTGAGGGCGGAGGAGGCGGTGGAGATGGGGATTGTGCGCTCGGCGCACGATAGCGCGGAGGGTACCGTCGAGGCTGCGATGAGCCTGGGGGAGGAGTTGGCACGAAGGAAGTGGGTTGGGGAGGCTTATGTGGAAATCAGACAGAGTTTGTTCCCTGAAGTGTGTGATGTTTTGGGTTTAGCACCTAAATCCATTGTTTCCaagatttga
- the LOC114190380 gene encoding DNA repair protein RAD5B-like has protein sequence MEEEEPSITSPLPGTLHKFLSRSGKPVYAAKPLTVVRSTTSNGGARVLAAQPNPNEDNPLQEEGQGETGFDVSYFTALSKRQQQQRQRLEAFLNGTNTKVASKGESLKPMAPMEEKVEEEEEEGDEAESTPPVQPVSIVSEPVRPVQEKTVTDDVEVVEVRKAVEKRNIPNLEDGEFPEEAGWFLLGRKVEVAISTARGVNRLVDNEIVHFNFPLPTYSRKSQLIVRVSTKRSGEVGRMPMEWAKIVIPLMRSGKVNVRGRCIAAPDKLEMMQEIMFLVSFYIHNSVFADRVDTSWRLEACGKIDDTMYPILALLKMLEIKPSRKAEFTPEDIDSRKRLLYPSAESDEAAALPLIKRRKGGEPIPEQNNDEQALSESALNKIVGAAEIYDLKEKEAPKTLTCNLKPYQKQALYWMGEIEKGMDVESAERTLHPCWSAYTICKGRTIYVNIFTGEASKKFPKSTEMARGGILADAMGLGKTVMTIALILSNPGRGNSEKKDAINGYDDIIANKRKNAYAMHKVEGGTLIVCPMALLGQWKDELETHSKPGSISIFVHYGGGRTDDLLFISGHDVVLTTYGVLSAEYKNNGDNSIYHKIQWYRVVLDEAHNIKAHRSQVSQAAFALSAHSRWCLTGTPLQNSLEDLYSLLCFLRVEPWCNSAWWQKLIQRPYENGDPRSLKLVKAILRMLMLRRTKESKDKEGRPILFLPPIDIELIECKQSESERDFYETLFERSKVQFDQYVAQGNVLHHYANILDLLMQLRRCCNHPFLVMCGSDSRKYADLGRLARRILQSDTGSPNESNHDDPQQQAEMSKLADILLLNSASPDSIQPRAYIEEVLENIQKGDTGECAVCLESPEDPVFTPCAHKFCRECLFSCWGTSAGGKCPICRKLLQKDDLITCPSESPFKVDIKNNVTESSKVSKLFEFLERILYSPSGEKSIVFSQWTSFFDLLENPLRRRGIGFLRYDGKLTQKQREKVLDEFNKTREKRVLLMSLKAGGVGLNLTAASNVFIMDPWWNPAVEEQAIMRIHRIGQNRRVKVRRFIVKDTVEDRLQQVQARKQRMISGTLTDDEVRSARIQDLKMLFT, from the exons ATGGAGGAAGAAGAACCTTCCATAACATCGCCACTTCCAGGAACGTTACACAAGTTCCTCTCCCGCAGTGGCAAGCCTGTCTACGCCGCGAAGCCGCTCACAGTGGTGCGCTCCACCACCAGCAACGGCGGCGCACGTGTTCTCGCCGCGCAGCCAAACCCTAACGAGGACAATCCTCTCCAAGAAGAAGGACAAGGCGAAACCGGCTTCGATGTTTCTTATTTCACCGCACTGAGCAAAAGGCAACAACAACAACGACAAAGGCTTGAGGCGTTTCTCAATGGCACGAACACGAAGGTCGCTTCCAAAGGAGAGTCTCTGAAACCGATGGCGCCAATGGAAGAAAAagtagaagaggaggaggaggaaggtGATGAGGCAGAATCAACTCCACCGGTTCAACCGGTTAGTATAGTGTCGGAACCGGTTCGACCGGTGCAGGAAAAAACGGTTACTGATGACGtggaggtggtggaggtgcGCAAGGCTGTGGAGAAGAGGAATATTCCTAATCTCGAGGACGGGGAGTTTCCGGAGGAGGCTGGGTGGTTCTTGCTTGGGAGGAAGGTTGAGGTTGCGATTTCCACGGCCAGAGGAGTGAACAGATTGGTGGACAATGAAATCGTTCATTTCAACTTTCCTCTTCCGACTTACTCGAGGAAGTCTCAGTTGATCGTTCGTGTTTCAACCAAGCGTTCTGGAGAG GTTGGGAGGATGCCAATGGAATGGGCAAAGATTGTGATTCCGCTTATGCGTTCTGGAAAGGTCAATGTTCGAGGCCGATGCATTGCTGCCCCAGATAAACTGGAGATGATGCAAGAGATTATGTTTTTAGTGAG CTTTTATATTCACAACTCTGTATTTGCCGACCGTGTTGACACCTCTTGGAGGCTAGAGGCTTGTGGTAAAATTGATGATACTATGTATCCAATTCTTGCCCTGCTAAAAATGCTTGAGATCAAGCCATCTCGAAAG GCTGAATTCACGCCAGAAGATATAGATTCTCGAAAGCGGTTGCTCTATCCAAGT GCTGAGTCAGATGAAGCTGCAGCATTGCCTTTGATCAAGCGAAGAAAGGGTGGCGAGCCTATTCCAGAGCAAAATAATGACGAACAAGCTCTTTCAGAGTCAGCTTTAAACAAAATTGTTGGAGCTGCAGAAATCTATGACTTAAAG GAGAAGGAAGCCCCAAAGACACTTACGTGTAATCTAAAGCCTTACCAGAAGCAGGCCTTGTATTGGATGGGTGAAATCGAGAAGGGAATGGATGTTGAGAGTGCAGAAAGAACTCTGCATCCCTGCTGGTCAGCCTACACTATATGCAAGGG AAGGACTATTTATGTCAATATATTTACCGGAGAAGCTTCAAAGAAATTTCCCAAATCAACTGAGATGGCAAGAGGAGGA ATTCTAGCGGATGCAATGGGACTTGGAAAGACCGTTATGACAATTGCTCTGATACTCAGTAATCCAGGCCGAGGCAACTCAGAAAAGAAGGATGCGATAAATGGATATGATGATATTATagcaaataaaagaaagaacgCTTACGCGATGCATAAAGTTGAGGGTGGCACCCTTATTGTTTGTCCCATGGCTTTGTTAGGTCAATGGAAG GATGAGCTTGAAACGCATTCAAAGCCTGGTAGCATATCCATATTTGTTCATTATGGTGGCGGAAGAACTGATGATCTCTTGTTCATCTCAGGGCATGACGTTGTCTTAACAACTTATGGTGTCCTATCAGCTGAATACaaaaat AATGGAGACAATAGCATCTACCACAAGATCCAATGGTACAGGGTGGTGCTGGACGAAGCTCATAATATAAAAGCCCATAGAAGTCAGGTTTCCCAGGCTGCTTTTGCTCTCTCAGCACACAGCCGCTGGTGTCTAACTGGAACACCGCTTCAG AATAGCTTGGAGGACCTATACAGTCTCTTGTGTTTCTTGCGTGTTGAACCTTGGTGCAACTCGGCATG GTGGCAGAAGTTGATTCAAAGGCCTTATGAGAATGGTGATCCAAGATCACTGAAGCTGGTCAAAGCCATTTTGAGGATGCTAATGCTAAGAAGAACGAAGGAATCGAAAGATAAAGAGGGAAG GCCTATACTTTTCCTGCCTCCAATTGATATTGAATTGATTGAGTGTAAACAATCGGAATCTGAACGGGACTTCTACGAAACCCTTTTCGAGCGATCTAAA GTTCAATTTGATCAGTACGTTGCACAAGGAAATGTTCTACACCATTATGCCAATATCCTTGACCTTCTAATGCAGTTGAGACGCTGTTGTAACCATCCGTTTTTGGTTATGTG CGGAAGCGATTCCCGTAAGTATGCAGACTTAGGCAGACTCGCAAGAAGAATTCTTCAGTCTGATACTGGTTCACCCAACGAAAGCAATCATGATGATCCACAGCAGCAAGCAGAGATGAGCAAACTCGCAGATATATTACTTCTTAACTCTGCTTCTCCGGACTCTATTCAACCTCGTGCATACATCGAAGAGGTTTTGGAGAATATTCAAAAGGGCGATACTGGAGAATGCGCGGTATGTTTGGAATCTCCAGAAGATCCTGTATTTACACCATGTGCTCATAAATTTTGTAGAGAATGTCTGTTCAGTTGCTGGGGCACATCAGCGGGTGGAAAATGTCCAATCTGTCGTAAATTGCTCCAGAAAGATGATCTGATCACTTGTCCATCTGAAAGCCCATTCAAGGTCGATATTAAGAACAATGTGACAGAGTCTTCGAAGGTTTCAAAGCTATTCGAATTCCTGGAACGTATTCTGTACTCACCCTCGGGTGAAAAGAGTATTGTCTTCAGTCAGTGGACTTCATTTTTTGATCTCTTGGAGAATCCATTGAGGCGGAGAGGCATTGGCTTTTTGAGATATGATGGAAAATTGACGCAGAAACAGAGGGAGAAAGTTCTGGATGAATTCAATAAAACAAGGGAGAAAAGG GTTTTGCTGATGTCGCTAAAGGCTGGTGGTGTTGGCTTGAACTTAACTGCAGCCTCAAATGTTTTCATTATG GATCCATGGTGGAATCCTGCTGTTGAGGAGCAAGCAATAATGAGAATTCATCGCATAGGACAAAACCGTAGAGTTAAAGTAAGAAGATTCATTGTGAAG GACACAGTGGAAGATCGTTTGCAACAAGTGCAGGCCAGAAAACAAAGGATGATATCTGGTACCCTCACCGATGACGAGGTTCGATCTGCTAGGATCCAAGACCTCAAAATGCTATTCACGTGA
- the LOC114192262 gene encoding uncharacterized protein At4g14450, chloroplastic-like has translation MADSRRPRRQPSRLQSHAPSSLQINRSVQWNVAIPLLSPLASSPPPPPPPPQKDEPLQHQRPPEKIVFKKWQHPAAPFCYEPPSVVAPFVNV, from the coding sequence ATGGCCGATTCCCGCCGTCCCCGCCGCCAGCCCAGCCGCCTGCAGTCTCACGCTCCCTCGTCGCTTCAGATAAACCGCTCCGTCCAGTGGAACGTGGCCATCCCGCTGCTCTCCCCGCTGGCTTCGTCGCCGCCGCCGCCTCCTCCTCCGCCGCAGAAGGATGAGCCACTGCAGCATCAGCGGCCGCCGGAGAAAATCGTCTTCAAAAAGTGGCAGCACCCCGCGGCTCCGTTCTGCTACGAACCACCCTCGGTGGTTGCACCCTTCGTTAACGTGTAa